The following coding sequences are from one Bos indicus x Bos taurus breed Angus x Brahman F1 hybrid chromosome 5, Bos_hybrid_MaternalHap_v2.0, whole genome shotgun sequence window:
- the ZBED4 gene encoding zinc finger BED domain-containing protein 4 produces the protein MENQREPRPQGAGDSENTNLKIEEEDDSHTPNHSVERMDLGSEPEAGRQVGRGREQAEGGEVGCAGRPPGRRASPEPEDDYGALLAQYSSTLYSVAMEAVTQSLLSGRGLGSRKKSPAWKHFFISPRDSTKAVCTYCMKEFSRGKNEKDLSTSCLMRHVRRAHPTALAGDPAPAPRPGPPPADPGGPLLPRATSKGPAPLQATEEASSAVSSEEAASDALASERYGRDEGPAGPPAHAPRLHCSEPAENGAEKNLPLPRSGCGSRRRSAVWKHFYLSPLDSSKAVCVHCMNEFSRGKNGKDLGTSCLIRHMWRAHRAIVLRESGGGPGAPAAGPAPPLGPAQPPDAEPGPLPASPGRALQDPASAASSPDRPAEELPVLWGHGAAASPSSDAGEASWGSSPETQPGGAPSPRLREPGAVFQQNKKVMKRLKSEVWHHFSLAPTDSLKALCRHCGCAISRGKRGDVGTSCLMRHLYRRHPEVAGGQKGFLGAGLASSPYATLASAETSSSRLTNLPTMVTKNHQAVFPVNSKKTSKLWNHFSICSADPTKVACLHCGRTISRGKKPTNLGTSCLLRHLQRFHSGVLKPEGARAAPPSPPDTQAPLGGPLAGAAASDDGSEKFYDSHPVAKKITSLIAEMIALDLQPYSLVDNVGFNRLLAYLKPQYSLPPPAYFSRTAIPGMYEDVKHVIMAHLQEAESGVVHFTSGIWMSSQTREYLTLTAHWVTFEPAARPRCEDHHCSALLDVSQVDCDYSGSSIRKQLECWWEAWVTSTGLQVGITVTDNPSIGKTLNEGARSSVPCFSHTVNLIVSEAIKSQRMVQSLLSTARKICERVQRSPRAKAKLAELQREYGLPPHHLLQDVPSRWSTSFHMLERLLEQKRAVNALSAECDFRELLSCDQWEVMQSVCHALKPFAAASREMSAHVSTLSQVIPMIHILTRRVEMLFQETMGIDTMLRALREAMVSRLSATLHDPRYVLATLLDPRYKASLFSEEEAEQCKQDLIRELETLDPTSEPTPVPSGCEPGSPPRDCTGEESLWALMAKLKKSERGGRPKVPEDMVLAYLEEEVLEHSCDPLAYWSLKRAAWPSLSALAVRFLGCPPSIVPSERLFSTPPENGSFGQSRLLMEHFEKLIFLKVNLPLICFQY, from the coding sequence ATGGAGAACCAGCGGGAGCCTCGTCCCCAGGGAGCAGGTGATTCGGAGAATACAAACttgaaaatagaagaggaagatGACTCGCACACCCCTAATCACAGTGTGGAGAGAATGGACTTGGGAAGTGAGCCGGAGGCCGGGAGGCAGGTGGGCCGCGGCCGGGAGCAGGCGGAGGGCGGCGAGGTGGGCTGCGCGGGCCGGCCCCCCGGGCGGCGCGCCTCCCCCGAGCCCGAGGACGACTACGGGGCGCTGCTGGCGCAGTACAGCAGCACCCTGTACAGCGTGGCCATGGAGGCCGTGACGCAGAGCCTGCTCTCCGGCCGCGGCCTGGGCTCCAGGAAGAAGTCCCCGGCCTGGAAGCACTTCTTCATCTCGCCGCGGGACAGCACCAAGGCCGTGTGCACCTACTGCATGAAGGAGTTCAGCCGCGGCAAGAACGAGAAGGACCTGAGCACCAGCTGCCTGATGCGGCACGTGCGGAGGGCGCACCCCACCGCGCTGGCGGGGGACCCCGCCCCGGCGCCGCGCCCCGGGCCCCCGCCCGCCGACCCCGGGGGCCCGCTGCTCCCCCGGGCGACCTCCAAGGGCCCGGCTCCCCTCCAGGCGACGGAGGAGGCCAGCTCCGCGGTCTCTTCCGAAGAGGCCGCCTCGGACGCACTGGCCTCGGAGAGGTACGGCCGGGACGAGGGCCCGGCGGGGCCGCCCGCGCACGCGCCCCGCCTGCACTGCAGCGAGCCTGCCGAGAACGGGGCGGAGAAGAACCTGCCCCTGCCGCGGAGCGGGTGCGGGTCCCGCCGGCGGTCGGCCGTCTGGAAGCACTTCTACCTGTCGCCCCTGGACAGCTCCAAGGCCGTGTGTGTCCACTGCATGAACGAGTTCAGCCGCGGCAAGAACGGGAAGGACCTGGGCACCAGCTGCCTCATCAGGCACATGTGGCGGGCGCACCGTGCCATCGTGCTGCGCGAGAGCGGCGGCGGCCCCGGGGCGCCTGCCGCCGGCCCCGCGCCGCCCCTCGGGCCCGCCCAGCCGCCGGACGCGGAGCCCGGGCCCCTGCCGGCGTCTCCAGGGAGGGCGCTCCAGGACCCCGCCTCCGCAGCCTCCTCCCCTGACCGGCCGGCAGAGGAGCTGCCGGTGCTCTGGGGCCACGGGGCCGCGGCGTCCCCCTCCTCCGACGCCGGCGAGGCCTCGTGGGGGTCGTCTCCCGAGACGCAGCCGGGTGGCGCGCCGAGCCCTCGGCTGCGGGAGCCGGGCGCCGTGTTCCAGCAGAACAAGAAGGTGATGAAGCGGCTGAAGTCGGAGGTGTGGCACCACTTCTCGCTGGCGCCCACGGACAGCCTTAAGGCCCTGTGCAGGCACTGCGGCTGCGCCATCAGCCGGGGCAAGCGGGGCGACGTGGGCACCAGTTGCCTCATGCGGCACCTCTACAGGCGCCACCCCGAGGTGGCCGGGGGCCAGAAGGGCTTCCTGGGGGCCGGCCTGGCCAGCTCGCCCTATGCCACCCTGGCTTCCGCCGAAACGTCCTCCTCCCGGTTGACAAACCTGCCGACCATGGTCACCAAAAACCATCAAGCTGTGTTTCCCGTCAACAGCAAGAAGACCTCCAAGCTGTGGAATCATTTTTCTATCTGCTCCGCAGACCCCACGAAGGTCGCGTGCCTGCACTGTGGCCGGACCATCAGCCGGGGCAAGAAGCCCACAAACCTGGGCACCAGCTGCCTGCTGCGGCACCTGCAGCGCTTCCACAGCGGCGTGCTGAAGCCCGAGGGCGCCCGGgctgccccaccctcccctcctgaCACCCAGGCACCCCTGGGCGGGCCGTTGGCAGGTGCCGCCGCCTCTGACGACGGCAGCGAGAAGTTTTACGATTCTCACCCCGTTGCTAAGAAAATCACAAGTCTCATTGCTGAGATGATTGCCCTTGACCTCCAGCCGTACTCGCTGGTGGACAACGTTGGCTTCAATAGGCTGCTGGCATACTTGAAACCTCAGTACTCCCTGCCCCCGCCGGCCTACTTCTCCCGGACGGCCATCCCGGGCATGTACGAGGACGTGAAGCACGTCATCATGGCACACCTGCAGGAAGCCGAGAGCGGTGTGGTCCACTTCACGTCGGGCATCTGGATGAGCAGCCAGACGCGGGAGTACCTGACCCTCACGGCGCACTGGGTCACCTTCGAGCCCGCGGCCCGGCCGCGCTGCGAGGATCACCACTGCTCAGCGCTGCTGGACGTGTCGCAGGTGGACTGTGACTACAGCGGCAGCAGCATCCGGAAGCAGCTGGAGTGCTGGTGGGAGGCCTGGGTGACGTCCACCGGCCTGCAGGTGGGCATCACCGTCACCGACAACCCCAGCATCGGGAAGACGCTGAACGAGGGGGCGCGCTCCAGCGTGCCCTGCTTCAGCCACACGGTCAACCTCATCGTCAGCGAGGCCATCAAGAGCCAGAGGATGGTCCAGAGCCTGCTGAGCACCGCCCGGAAGATCTGCGAGCGGGTGCAGCGCTCGCCCCGCGCCAAGGCCAAGCTGGCGGAGCTGCAGCGGGAGTACGGGCTGCCGCCCCACCACCTGCTGCAGGATGTGCCGTCCAGGTGGAGCACGTCCTTCCACATGCTGGAGCGGCTGCTCGAGCAGAAGCGGGCGGTGAACGCGCTGTCCGCCGAGTGCGACTTCCGGGAGCTGCTGAGCTGCGACCAGTGGGAGGTGATGCAGTCCGTGTGCCACGCCCTGAAGCCCTTCGCCGCCGCCAGCCGGGAGATGAGCGCGCACGTGTCCACGCTGAGCCAGGTCATCCCCATGATCCACATCCTCACCCGCAGGGTGGAGATGCTGTTCCAGGAGACCATGGGCATCGACACCATGCTCCGCGCCCTCAGGGAGGCCATGGTGAGCCGCCTGTCCGCCACGCTCCACGACCCCAGGTATGTGCTGGCCACCCTGCTGGACCCGCGCTACAAGGCCTCCCTGTTCTCCGAGGAGGAGGCGGAGCAGTGCAAGCAGGACTTGATCAGGGAGCTGGAGACGCTGGATCCTACCTCAGAGCCCACGCCCGTCCCCAGCGGCTGCGAGCCGGGCTCCCCGCCCCGGGACTGCACCGGCGAGGAGAGCCTTTGGGCACTCATGGCCAAGCTGAAGAAGAGCGAGCGCGGAGGGCGGCCCAAGGTCCCCGAGGACATGGTGCTCGCCTacctggaggaggaggtgctGGAGCACAGCTGCGACCCGCTCGCCTACTGGAGCCTCAAGAGGGCCGCCTGGCCCAGCCTCTCCGCCTTGGCTGTGCGCTTCCTGGGCTGCCCCCCGAGCATCGTGCCCTCCGAGCGGCTGTTCAGCACGCCCCCCGAGAACGGCAGCTTCGGCCAATCCAGGCTCCTAATGGAGCATTTTGAGAAACTCATCTTTCTGAAAGTGAATCTTCCCTTAATATGCTTCCAGTACTGA